Genomic segment of Syntrophorhabdaceae bacterium:
CACATTTCTCAACAGGATCACCCAGAGGTTTAGCATAAGGGTTGCGGAGAACAAGTTCAGACCCCAGGGGAATATAACCCTTGCAACACAACGGAACTCAACCTACCCGGATATCGACACAGGAAGGACTACCGGCTCAAACCAGCAGACGAATACCAGCGTGACCCTCAATGTACCGACAGGCGGCAACTTCGCCCTCGCCTGGAACAACCAGGCGACAAAGTCTGATGTCGCCGAAGTCTCTGCGTATAACCCTTCGTGGACACTGTCATTCACCCAGCCTCTCCTCAAGAACGCCGGGAAAGAGGTAGCGACTGCAGATCTTGTGATCGCCCGCATTACCGAAAACGGCAACATCCTTGACCTGAAAGACACTATTATCAATACGATCGCGGGCGTATCCTCCCAGTACCGGGCATATGTACAGGCTCTACGCCAGCTCGAAATAGACCAGGAATCACTTGAGACCACGAAAAAGACTCACGAATATAATAAGGCGATGGTAGCGGCAGGCAGGTTGGCAGAATCGGAACTGCTCCAGTCCGAGGCCGGTATCGCATCACAGAATATCACGATCATC
This window contains:
- a CDS encoding TolC family protein — protein: MFSYVFVMRTVLSLIVLCISISLSFGQVSTGDTLNVPPLKNKQPDQASQQGQNEIKGLTLADCVILALKNNIDLKNTFLNRITQRFSIRVAENKFRPQGNITLATQRNSTYPDIDTGRTTGSNQQTNTSVTLNVPTGGNFALAWNNQATKSDVAEVSAYNPSWTLSFTQPLLKNAGKEVATADLVIARITENGNILDLKDTIINTIAGVSSQYRAYVQALRQLEIDQESLETTKKTHEYNKAMVAAGRLAESELLQSEAGIASQNITIIQDKNNIDSTRLTLLQTLNLDSQTQFEPVEETEAMVKPPAFKEAMEIARKNRSDYLKQLQNLETTKLQYNVAKNGLLW